The sequence below is a genomic window from Terriglobia bacterium.
TAATCGACACCTTGTGATGGATCACCACGCGCAATTCCTGGCCGGCTGTCGGAGGCGCCAGGAAAAGGGCCCGGTACAAGGCCACCAGGACGCCCAGCAGGCAGAACGAAAACGCGATGCTGAAAATCGTCAGCAGGCTGCGGCGCCGGTTGCGCAGGGAGTTTTTCCAGATCAGTGGAAGGTAACGTAGCACCCGGCTATTGTACAGCTTCAGCGCATCAGTTCCAGGGGCTTCGGCAATTTCGCATGGCAACGTCAAAGTCGTTTAGCCGCAGATTACGCGGATTACGCAGATGGGTCGCCGATCGGCGTCGTGACCGTAACAACGCGTCTTGTGAATCGCATTCCCCGCCTTTCCAAGGCGGGGTGGCTGCGCCACTAATAAAACGGTCCCATTCCTTAGCGGCGCAGACGGGGCGGTTGGTAACTTCCATCAACAAACCGGGCCATCTTCTCGGCATTCATTTTTTGAGCAAAGCCCATCATACCCATGATTTTTCAATTAAAATAATTGAAGGAAGTCCACCAATGAACCCAGATATCGCCGGCACGTACATTCACGAATCCAACGGCTCGAACTACCTCGAATTAAAGCCTGATGGGAATTGTGTCCTGTTTGAAGGTTCGACAGCTGTCAGCGGCACCTATCAAATCGACGGCTCTTTGATCACGATCTCCAACGCTGGGTCGTATACGAAGGGAATGATCCGGGATGGGGTGATCACCGATGCGGAGGGTGACAGATGGATTCTCGCCAAAGCCGGCGCACAGGCGGCTGCAGGCCTGACAAAGTGCCCGAACTGCAGCGCGGACCTGCTGGCAGACGCGAAATTCTGCTCAAACTGCGGCACGGTGGTGGGCGCGACGGCAACCAGAGTCCCGCCGCCTTCGGCAAGCGCCAGGCCGGTGGCTGTTCCACGCCCGACCACAGCACCGACGCAGGTAACGTTCGATGCAATGATCGACTCGACACCATGGCTGGCCGGCCTCATCGCCAGAAACCTGCCCTGGGAGCTGTTCGAGGCGATCGGCTGGGTGGCGGTGCTGATGTTGGTGGTGATCAGCGTGATGAACGCCAAGCCGTAGACGTCCGGATTCGCGCTACGCCGCCTTTTTCGCCGGTTTGCCGTCGGATGCCAATCGAACCGACATCCACACCGTCAAGCTCATGCATTTGGGACAGCGCGGAAAGCTTTGCCGTTTTTCCAGTCCGGTCTCTGCCAGACAGCATTCCGTTGCATACACGCCACTGCGAACCACATCTTTTCCGGTTTTCATAAAGACTCCTTAAAAAACGAACGACTTTGCATAGCACGCAGAATGGCAAAACGAATGGTAGCCTTCTGCCTCCGGATCTCGATGATTCTTATGAAGACGGCATGCGGGGATGGGAAGGCGATGGGAATGAGGAGTGGAGAATTTTCCGGCGAAGGG
It includes:
- a CDS encoding zinc ribbon domain-containing protein, whose translation is MNPDIAGTYIHESNGSNYLELKPDGNCVLFEGSTAVSGTYQIDGSLITISNAGSYTKGMIRDGVITDAEGDRWILAKAGAQAAAGLTKCPNCSADLLADAKFCSNCGTVVGATATRVPPPSASARPVAVPRPTTAPTQVTFDAMIDSTPWLAGLIARNLPWELFEAIGWVAVLMLVVISVMNAKP